The following proteins come from a genomic window of Vidua chalybeata isolate OUT-0048 chromosome 2, bVidCha1 merged haplotype, whole genome shotgun sequence:
- the GPR143 gene encoding G-protein coupled receptor 143: protein MASPRLETYCCPNRDAATELVMNFQPEVFCGVCIGSASISLLLTILQLLPKKGQSPRKMPKASSSSTILLFISICDILGGLGMIFRSSIWLGFPGFIANISVVNGTDVWPSTFCVGSAMWIQLLYSAGFWWLFCYAVDSYLVVRRSAGLSTIVLYHMMTWGLAVMLCVEGIALLYYPSLSSCENGLEHAIPHYITTYAPLLLVLVANPILFRRTVSAVASLLKGRQGIYTENERRLGTEIQMRFFKIMLVFVICWSSNIINETLLFYLEMQPDINEMPLKNIRSAALITWIIMGVLNPMQGFLFTLAFYGWTGWRVDLKWRKREIPWESMSSSTVGENAYPSPVNYQSNSHDSKKISTTDSQQTDEAICMLSEGNTSSDERLTRSSPIYQGW, encoded by the exons ATGGCTTCTCCAAGGTTAGAAACCTACTGCTGCCCAAACCGGGATGCAGCTACAGAGCTGGTGATGAACTTCCAGCCTGAAGTCTTCTGTGGAGTCTGCATTGGCAGTGCCTCCATCAGCCTGCTATTGACCATCCTGCAGCTTCTGCCAAAGAAGGGACAGAGCCCACGGAAGATGCCCaaagcctcctcctcctccaccatcCTTCTCTTTATCTCCATTTGTGACATCCTTGGAGGCTTAG gtatGATCTTCAGGTCAAGTATATGGCTGGGCTTCCCGGGCTTCATAGCTAATATTTCTGTGGTGAACGGGACTGATGTGTGGCCTTCCACTTTCTGTGTGGGGAGTGCG ATGTGGATCCAGCTGTTATATAGTGCTGGCTTCTGGTGGTTGTTTTGCTATGCTGTTGATTCTTACTTGGTGGTGAGAAGATCAGCTGGACTGAG TACGATTGTGCTGTACCACATGATGACGTGGGGCCTTGCAGTGATGCTCTGCGTGGAGGGGATTGCTCTGCTTTACTACCCCTCTCTCTCCAG CTGTGAAAATGGCTTGGAACATGCAATCCCACATTACATCACAACCTATGCCCCACTCCTGCTAGTGCTTGTGGCCAACCCAATCCTGTTTAGAAGGACAGTATCAGCAG TTGCCTCCTTACTGAAAGGAAGACAAGGAATTTACACAGAGAATGAACGACGTCTGGGGACAGAGATCCAGATGCGCTTCTTCAAAATTATGCTGGTATTTGTTATTTG CTGGTCATCCAATATCATCAACGAGACCCTTTTGTTCTATCTCGAAATGCAGCCAGATATCAATGAAATGCCCCTGAAAAACATCAGAAGTGCTGCACTGATCACCTGGATTATAATG GGGGTTCTTAATCCCATGCAGGGCTTTCTCTTCACATTAGCTTTCTATGGCTGGACAGGATGGAGAGTGGACCTGAAATGGCGAAAAAGAGAAATACCCTGGGAATCAATGTCCTCATCAACTGTGGGGGAAAATGCCTATCCCTCACCAGTGAACTACCAAAGCAACAGCCATGATTCCAAGAAGATCTCAACAACTGACAGCCAGCAGACCGATGAGGCCATATGCATGCTGTCTGAAGGTAACACCAGCAGTGATGAAAGATTAACCAGAAGCTCTCCCATCTACCAGGGCTGGTAG